The Verrucomicrobiota bacterium genome has a window encoding:
- a CDS encoding CRTAC1 family protein, which yields MNNSVSRNFSDEAGSARALPCSGRRPRRPHGRTRTGHRSVIDRRSRFDRRGAGRNTRGRVCSPIPTAYLRLRLNLLVFLLFAPLLRAAETPSPIQLEDVTLQSGIKFVHTDGSSGRRYIVESVASGLATFDYNGDGKIDILILNGAPLPGSPPTTPPPRNAFYRNDGGWRFTDVTMAAGLADTSYHLGVCVGDYDNDGDPDIYLNNFGPNILYRNNGDGTFTDVTAAAGVANGYKVGAGACFLDIDGDGDLDLYVADYCDFTIAKHQARSINGHPAYAGPMIYGPVPATLFRSNGDGTFTDISRESGIAAHAGTGMGVVCADYDDDGDTDIIVGNDGMGNFVWRNDGKGHFEEVGLFTGLAYDANGVGLGTMGVECGDYDNDGKLDFYMTSYQKQWAILYRNEGGGLFSDVTHRTGAGTGTYNQVTWGIGMVDLDNNGHRDLLIACGHLQDNIQHWDDTTSYEARSILLQNTGQGKFVDISARSGNGLALKRSSRGAAFDDLDNDGRIDVVILNSRREPTILRNNSPSRNHWVQIRPHGTRSNRDGVGARIKMVAGDLTLVAEVHSGRGYQSHYGTYPHFGLGQRTRIDRIEIRWVGGGTNVVEGLDVDRLIPISEDKLRQ from the coding sequence ATGAACAACAGCGTTAGCCGTAACTTCTCAGATGAGGCGGGGAGCGCACGCGCCCTCCCGTGCAGTGGTCGGCGCCCTCGCCGACCACATGGGCGCACCCGAACAGGTCACCGTTCAGTGATTGATCGACGCTCTCGTTTCGACCGGCGAGGCGCCGGTCGAAACACGCGAGGGCGCGTGTGCTCCCCTATACCAACTGCCTACTTACGGCTTCGTCTCAACTTGCTCGTGTTTCTTTTGTTCGCCCCTCTGCTCCGTGCGGCGGAAACCCCGTCGCCGATCCAACTCGAGGACGTGACACTACAGAGCGGAATCAAATTCGTTCATACCGATGGGAGTTCGGGGCGCCGCTACATCGTGGAGAGTGTCGCGTCTGGCTTGGCGACTTTCGACTATAACGGTGATGGCAAGATCGACATACTTATTCTGAACGGAGCGCCCCTGCCGGGCTCGCCACCCACCACACCACCACCGCGAAATGCCTTTTACCGCAACGACGGAGGGTGGAGGTTCACGGATGTGACGATGGCGGCGGGGCTCGCCGATACCAGTTACCATTTGGGAGTATGCGTCGGCGATTATGACAACGACGGCGATCCGGATATCTACTTGAACAATTTCGGACCGAACATTCTTTACCGGAACAATGGAGATGGAACATTCACCGATGTCACGGCTGCCGCCGGGGTTGCAAACGGCTACAAGGTTGGCGCAGGCGCGTGTTTTTTGGACATCGACGGAGATGGCGATTTGGATCTCTACGTGGCGGATTATTGCGACTTCACGATAGCAAAGCATCAGGCGCGCAGTATCAATGGCCACCCCGCTTACGCGGGCCCCATGATTTACGGACCGGTTCCGGCCACGCTCTTCCGCAGCAACGGAGACGGCACGTTCACCGACATCAGCCGCGAATCTGGCATTGCGGCACACGCGGGCACGGGCATGGGAGTCGTCTGCGCCGACTACGACGATGATGGCGACACCGACATCATTGTTGGCAACGATGGCATGGGCAATTTTGTGTGGCGGAACGACGGCAAGGGTCATTTCGAGGAAGTCGGTCTTTTCACGGGGCTGGCTTACGACGCTAACGGAGTTGGTCTCGGCACCATGGGAGTGGAATGTGGGGATTACGACAATGACGGCAAACTTGATTTCTATATGACTTCCTACCAGAAGCAGTGGGCTATCCTCTACCGCAACGAAGGTGGAGGACTATTTTCGGACGTCACTCACAGGACAGGGGCCGGAACTGGCACTTACAATCAGGTGACTTGGGGGATCGGCATGGTGGATTTGGATAACAACGGTCACCGCGACCTTTTGATCGCGTGCGGGCATCTCCAGGACAACATCCAACACTGGGATGACACCACCAGCTACGAGGCCCGAAGCATTCTGCTGCAGAACACCGGCCAGGGGAAGTTCGTTGACATCTCCGCTCGCTCCGGGAACGGTTTGGCCCTAAAACGCAGCAGCCGCGGCGCTGCCTTTGACGATCTCGACAATGACGGGCGGATTGACGTCGTCATCCTCAACTCACGACGGGAACCCACTATTCTTCGGAACAACAGCCCAAGTCGAAACCACTGGGTTCAAATCCGGCCGCATGGAACGCGCAGCAACCGGGATGGCGTCGGCGCGCGCATCAAGATGGTGGCTGGCGACCTGACGCTTGTTGCCGAAGTTCATAGCGGCCGAGGGTACCAAAGCCATTATGGGACGTATCCGCATTTCGGCTTGGGTCAAAGAACCCGGATCGATCGCATCGAGATTCGTTGGGTCGGCGGTGGTACCAATGTCGTCGAGGGGTTGGATGTGGATCGTTTGATCCCAATTTCCGAGGACAAGCTCCGCCAGTGA
- a CDS encoding CRTAC1 family protein, whose amino-acid sequence MSVARHTAYPSCLLASWSIPGLLFISRLTAAESSSPIQLRDASQQTGIHFIHTDGSSGRRYIVETVASGLATFDYDNDGRIDILFLNGAPLPGSPAMRTPPRNALYRNEGGWKFADVTRASGLVDTNYHLGVCVGDYNNDGYSDIYLNNFGPNTLYRNNGNGTFTDVTREVGVAVGNRVGAGACFLDMDGDGDLDLFVANYVGFTFENHRISHMNGFPAYVGPLHYPATSNVLFRNNGDGTFTDVSMGSGIASLLGAGMGVIAADIDNDGDTDVIVGNDLRPNFVLQNDGTGKFKEVGAALGLAYDSFGNVQGSMGVECADWNNDGWLDVYITPYQRQLATLYENRKGAYFDDVARQTGAAAGTYPHVKWGIGMIDLDNDGHRDLFIACGHLIDNVEQFDSTTSYNARNIVLRNTAQGRFVNVSELCGDGLLPKLSSRGAAFDDLDNDGDLDVVILNSRREPTILRNDSSKTNHWIQIQLRGTKSNRDGIGARVTVTAGDLSQIDEVHSGRSYQSDFGKRLHFGLGQRGAIEQIRVKWIGGGVDTVRNIGVDRLITLVEGRGLETPPAPAQLP is encoded by the coding sequence ATGAGCGTGGCGCGCCACACCGCGTATCCCAGTTGCTTATTGGCGAGCTGGTCAATTCCGGGATTGCTGTTCATCTCCCGTCTCACCGCCGCCGAGTCGAGCAGCCCGATCCAACTCAGAGACGCCAGCCAGCAAACCGGCATCCACTTTATTCATACCGATGGCAGTTCTGGGCGGCGCTACATCGTTGAAACGGTTGCCTCGGGGTTGGCAACTTTCGATTATGACAATGATGGGAGGATCGACATTCTTTTCCTGAATGGAGCGCCTTTGCCAGGCTCGCCCGCCATGCGGACCCCGCCGCGAAATGCCCTTTACCGGAACGAGGGCGGATGGAAGTTCGCGGATGTGACGCGGGCGTCCGGCTTGGTCGATACCAATTATCATCTGGGGGTGTGCGTCGGCGACTATAACAACGATGGTTACTCAGATATCTACTTGAACAATTTTGGGCCGAACACTCTCTATCGGAACAACGGCAACGGGACCTTTACTGACGTGACGCGAGAGGTCGGTGTGGCGGTAGGAAACCGCGTTGGCGCCGGAGCCTGCTTTCTGGATATGGATGGTGACGGGGATCTGGACTTGTTCGTGGCCAACTACGTGGGCTTTACTTTTGAGAACCACAGAATCTCCCACATGAACGGCTTTCCTGCGTACGTCGGCCCCTTGCATTACCCGGCAACTAGCAATGTGCTCTTTCGCAACAATGGCGATGGGACTTTCACCGACGTCAGTATGGGTTCCGGCATCGCTTCACTGCTGGGGGCCGGGATGGGAGTGATTGCTGCCGACATTGACAATGACGGGGATACGGATGTCATCGTGGGAAACGACTTGCGTCCCAATTTTGTCCTGCAGAATGACGGCACCGGGAAGTTCAAGGAGGTCGGCGCCGCTTTGGGATTGGCCTACGATTCCTTTGGAAATGTCCAAGGCTCGATGGGTGTGGAATGCGCCGATTGGAACAATGACGGCTGGCTGGATGTTTATATCACGCCGTACCAGCGCCAACTGGCGACCCTGTACGAGAATCGCAAGGGGGCTTATTTCGATGACGTTGCCCGGCAGACCGGGGCGGCCGCCGGCACCTATCCGCACGTCAAATGGGGCATCGGTATGATCGACTTGGACAATGATGGCCATCGGGATCTCTTCATCGCCTGCGGCCATCTGATTGATAATGTGGAGCAGTTCGACAGTACGACCAGTTACAACGCCCGAAATATCGTTCTGCGGAACACGGCTCAAGGAAGGTTCGTGAATGTATCGGAGCTTTGCGGCGATGGTTTACTCCCCAAGCTCAGCAGTCGCGGGGCGGCGTTCGATGACCTCGATAATGATGGCGATCTTGACGTGGTTATCCTGAATTCGCGGCGCGAACCAACTATCCTCAGAAACGACTCCAGCAAAACCAATCACTGGATTCAGATCCAACTCCGCGGCACGAAATCCAACCGCGATGGCATCGGCGCTCGGGTGACGGTCACGGCCGGCGACCTGAGCCAGATTGACGAAGTCCACAGCGGACGCAGTTACCAGAGTGACTTTGGAAAACGGCTGCATTTTGGCCTGGGCCAGCGCGGCGCAATTGAGCAAATCCGTGTGAAGTGGATTGGCGGCGGCGTGGATACGGTCCGCAACATTGGCGTGGACCGTCTGATCACCCTCGTGGAAGGTCGCGGCCTCGAGACCCCGCCTGCGCCAGCTCAACTGCCATGA